A single region of the Acidobacteriota bacterium genome encodes:
- a CDS encoding BCCT family transporter, translated as MSRRPQLRVGQDNITPFGLDIHHPVFVVSGAVIVLFVLGTLVFQSQAAQFFSWLLPAIIGAFDWFFLSAGNVFVLFALLLVFLPVGGVRLGGPDAKPEFSYLGWFGMLFAAGMGIGLMYFGVSEPLSHFGAAFHGPVMDGDGLRSDAAPLGGAAGHAMAARDLAMAATIYHWGLHPWAIYAVVALALAFFAYNHGLPLTLRSAFYPILGDRVRGWWGHLIDVLAVFATLFGLATSLGLGTTQALAGFNLLYGWGTGGVAAVVLIGGITALAVVSVVRGLDRGIKVLSGVNMTLALALLLAVIVIGPTGEILVAAARGALAYGANLVPLAMPFGREDLSFSHDWTSFYWAWWVSWSPFVGMFIARVSRGRTVREFVVCVILIPTLLSIVWMAAFGGTAISQRIADSTAPVASAAQEVMLFRMVEQFPFSAVLSLAGIVLVLVFFVTSSDSGSLVVDTITAGGKEDVPTSQRVFWATLEGVVAAVLLLVGGTGALDALRAMTVSTGLPFTLVLLAMCYSIWVGLWAAVREKSGA; from the coding sequence CTGAGTCGGCGCCCCCAGCTCCGCGTCGGGCAGGACAACATCACCCCGTTCGGGCTCGACATTCACCACCCGGTGTTCGTCGTCTCGGGTGCCGTGATCGTCCTGTTCGTCCTCGGCACGCTGGTCTTCCAGAGCCAGGCTGCCCAGTTCTTCAGCTGGTTGCTCCCGGCGATCATCGGCGCTTTCGACTGGTTCTTCCTGTCGGCCGGCAACGTGTTCGTTCTCTTCGCCCTGCTGCTCGTGTTCCTGCCGGTCGGCGGGGTGCGGCTGGGTGGCCCGGACGCGAAGCCGGAGTTCTCGTACCTGGGCTGGTTCGGGATGCTGTTCGCCGCCGGCATGGGGATCGGCCTGATGTACTTCGGCGTTTCGGAGCCGCTGTCCCACTTCGGCGCCGCCTTCCACGGGCCGGTGATGGACGGCGACGGGCTGCGCAGCGACGCCGCGCCGTTGGGAGGCGCCGCCGGTCACGCGATGGCCGCGCGCGACCTCGCGATGGCGGCGACGATCTACCACTGGGGCCTGCACCCGTGGGCGATCTACGCTGTGGTCGCCCTGGCGCTGGCGTTCTTCGCCTACAACCACGGCTTGCCGCTGACCCTGCGCTCGGCCTTCTACCCGATTCTGGGCGACCGCGTGCGCGGCTGGTGGGGACACCTGATCGACGTCCTGGCGGTGTTCGCCACCCTGTTTGGCTTGGCGACCTCGCTTGGACTGGGAACCACCCAGGCCCTGGCCGGCTTCAACCTGCTCTACGGCTGGGGTACTGGCGGTGTGGCCGCCGTGGTGCTGATCGGCGGCATCACGGCACTCGCCGTCGTTTCGGTCGTACGCGGTCTTGACCGCGGCATCAAGGTGTTGTCGGGAGTCAACATGACCCTTGCCCTTGCCCTGTTGCTCGCGGTCATCGTGATTGGCCCGACTGGCGAGATCCTGGTTGCCGCTGCCAGGGGTGCGTTGGCCTATGGCGCGAACCTGGTGCCCCTGGCGATGCCGTTCGGCCGTGAGGACCTGAGCTTCTCCCATGACTGGACCTCGTTCTACTGGGCCTGGTGGGTGTCCTGGTCGCCGTTCGTCGGCATGTTCATCGCCCGAGTGTCCCGCGGCCGGACCGTGCGCGAGTTCGTCGTGTGCGTGATTCTCATCCCGACGCTGCTGTCGATCGTCTGGATGGCGGCCTTCGGCGGCACCGCGATCTCCCAAAGGATCGCGGACAGCACGGCGCCGGTGGCGTCCGCGGCGCAGGAGGTCATGCTCTTCCGGATGGTCGAGCAGTTCCCGTTCAGCGCGGTGCTGTCGCTCGCCGGCATCGTCCTGGTGCTCGTGTTCTTCGTCACCTCGTCCGACTCCGGCTCGCTCGTCGTCGACACGATCACCGCGGGCGGCAAGGAAGACGTGCCGACCAGCCAACGGGTCTTCTGGGCCACCCTTGAGGGCGTGGTCGCCGCGGTCCTGCTCCTGGTCGGTGGCACCGGCGCGCTGGACGCCCTGCGGGCGATGACCGTCTCGACCGGCCTGCCGTTCACACTGGTGTTGCTGGCGATGTGCTACAGCATCTGGGTCGGCCTGTGGGCCGCGGTGAGGGAGAAGAGCGGCGCCTGA
- a CDS encoding type II toxin-antitoxin system prevent-host-death family antitoxin has translation MMRLNISDAKTHLSRYLERVERGETILLCRRNLPIAEIRPLPGRPSSRRPVGMDRGLTVPPEFFDPLPDDVLAAFEGGKNSE, from the coding sequence ATGATGCGCCTCAACATCTCCGACGCGAAGACGCACCTTTCAAGGTACCTGGAGCGCGTAGAGCGGGGGGAGACGATCCTCCTCTGCCGTCGCAACCTCCCGATCGCAGAGATACGCCCCCTTCCCGGGCGCCCTTCCTCACGGCGGCCAGTCGGGATGGACCGCGGGCTGACGGTGCCCCCCGAGTTCTTCGATCCGCTGCCGGACGACGTTCTTGCAGCCTTCGAAGGCGGCAAGAACTCCGAGTGA
- a CDS encoding type II toxin-antitoxin system VapC family toxin — MNLLVDTCTFLWLAADDPQLSQAARAACRDRTNRVYLSALSAWEISIKHRLGRLPLPESPSRYVSSRRQAMELEPLAFDEASAARECLLPLHHRDPFDRGLVCQAILHDLVIVTPDPAIANYPAPVLW; from the coding sequence GTGAACCTCCTCGTCGACACCTGCACGTTTCTCTGGTTGGCCGCCGACGATCCGCAGCTCTCACAGGCAGCACGGGCCGCATGCCGCGACCGCACAAACCGGGTCTACCTGAGCGCACTCTCCGCCTGGGAGATCAGCATCAAGCACCGTCTCGGCCGTCTGCCGCTGCCGGAGAGCCCGTCCCGCTATGTGAGCAGCCGGCGCCAGGCGATGGAGCTCGAACCCCTGGCGTTCGACGAAGCCAGCGCCGCCCGCGAGTGCCTGTTGCCGCTACACCACCGAGACCCGTTCGACCGGGGGCTGGTGTGCCAGGCGATCCTTCACGACCTCGTCATCGTGACGCCAGATCCGGCGATCGCCAACTACCCGGCACCGGTCCTCTGGTAG
- a CDS encoding ABC transporter substrate-binding protein has protein sequence MPVIARLSVAGLAALLLTGCLGHPAAPARSAMFDYDPGTDPISNPDSLFAPFDSERADTEATINRYSLDQPTSLNPLFIRAWTDGFLYRLLFDPIAHRAPDLTAEWNPAMVDEVEELEGGLVHRIRLHAGMRWHDGAPVTSEDVRFTWEAIADDNVPAVDYKYKAAEIEDIRIIDDITFDVVHRQVSALRIDNLYFPVVPAHILNNPEERAADPTLRTSAYYNRYLRELGIGNGPFRFVEWIHADRVVVERWEDYHHDKPPIRRQAITTHSDRNAALLQFRKGQLDDIWLTVQQHGSQTNDEEFHAAGVKAWGPRWMQAYIGWQQGGNNHFFGDVRVRRAMAHAYDAERVLRQVSWNVYTRSNGMFPPSHWSHNPDVEPLAYDLEKAAALLDEAGWLTSPDDGWRYKEIDGEQVRFHFMMNLPQSFVDARRMVDIYRDDLRRIGVSFDTEIQENASRSPLLIQHEMIAHVDTYQVFADPDIWRNFFHTEAIDNGRNYDSYSNPKVDELFDRSRMELDRDRRAELLRELQAHVQADQPALFLWNYSTTWGFSKRMRGVELGPAGVTAFVPGTRAWWVEKEE, from the coding sequence GTGCCGGTGATCGCTCGGCTCAGCGTCGCCGGCCTCGCCGCCCTGCTGCTGACGGGCTGCCTGGGCCATCCCGCCGCACCGGCCCGGAGCGCGATGTTCGACTACGACCCGGGCACGGATCCGATCTCCAACCCGGATTCGCTGTTCGCGCCGTTCGACTCCGAGCGGGCCGATACCGAGGCCACGATCAACCGCTACTCGCTCGACCAGCCGACGTCGCTCAACCCACTCTTCATCCGCGCCTGGACCGACGGCTTCCTCTATCGCCTGCTGTTCGACCCGATCGCTCACCGCGCCCCGGACCTCACCGCGGAGTGGAACCCGGCGATGGTGGACGAGGTCGAGGAACTGGAGGGCGGCCTCGTTCACCGCATCAGGCTCCATGCCGGCATGCGCTGGCACGACGGCGCGCCGGTCACCTCCGAGGACGTCCGCTTCACCTGGGAGGCGATCGCCGACGACAACGTGCCGGCGGTCGACTACAAGTACAAGGCCGCCGAGATCGAGGACATCCGCATCATCGACGACATCACCTTCGATGTCGTCCACCGGCAGGTCTCCGCGCTCCGCATCGACAACCTCTACTTCCCCGTCGTCCCGGCGCACATCCTGAACAACCCCGAGGAGCGCGCGGCCGATCCGACCCTGCGCACGAGCGCCTACTACAACCGCTACCTGCGGGAACTCGGCATCGGCAACGGGCCGTTCCGGTTCGTCGAGTGGATCCACGCCGACCGCGTGGTCGTCGAACGCTGGGAGGACTACCACCACGACAAGCCGCCCATTCGCCGCCAGGCGATCACCACCCACAGCGATCGCAACGCCGCCCTGCTCCAGTTCCGCAAGGGACAGCTCGACGACATCTGGCTGACCGTCCAGCAGCACGGCAGCCAGACCAACGACGAGGAGTTCCACGCCGCCGGCGTCAAGGCCTGGGGGCCGCGCTGGATGCAGGCCTACATCGGCTGGCAGCAGGGCGGTAACAACCACTTCTTCGGCGACGTCCGGGTGCGCCGCGCGATGGCCCACGCCTACGACGCCGAGCGCGTGCTGCGGCAGGTGAGCTGGAACGTCTACACCCGCTCCAACGGGATGTTCCCGCCCAGCCACTGGAGCCACAACCCCGATGTCGAGCCGCTGGCGTACGACCTCGAGAAGGCCGCCGCCCTGCTCGACGAGGCCGGCTGGCTGACCAGTCCCGACGACGGCTGGCGCTACAAGGAGATCGACGGCGAGCAGGTCCGCTTCCACTTCATGATGAACCTGCCCCAGTCCTTCGTCGACGCCCGCCGTATGGTCGACATCTACCGAGACGACCTGCGGCGCATCGGCGTCTCCTTCGACACCGAGATCCAGGAGAACGCGAGCCGCTCGCCGCTGCTCATCCAGCACGAGATGATCGCCCACGTCGACACCTACCAGGTCTTCGCCGACCCGGACATCTGGCGGAACTTCTTCCACACCGAAGCGATCGACAACGGCCGCAACTACGACAGCTACAGCAACCCCAAGGTCGACGAACTGTTCGACCGCTCCCGCATGGAACTCGACCGCGACCGCCGCGCCGAGCTGTTGCGCGAACTGCAGGCCCACGTCCAGGCCGACCAGCCGGCCCTGTTCCTGTGGAACTACAGCACGACCTGGGGCTTCAGCAAGCGGATGCGCGGCGTCGAACTCGGGCCGGCGGGCGTCACCGCGTTCGTCCCCGGTACGCGGGCGTGGTGGGTTGAGAAGGAGGAGTAA
- a CDS encoding AAA family ATPase codes for MLTKLTIRNFKRFEEVEIELGNPVVLIGPNNSGKTSAMQALALWDIGLRRWRERRGGGSAPEKRPGVTVNRRDLVAMPVPNANLLWRELHTRHVRLVDGRQRTDNICIDVIVEGTTGGETWTCGLEFDYANQESFYCRPLRLSTGGTAARMPIPEQASSVEVAYLPPMSGLASSETRLDPGAVNVRIGEGRTAEVLRNLCFRIHQDDAASWGQMAERLDRLFGVELDAPVYVEERGEITMRYRERGIWLDLSSSGRGLQQTLLILAYMYSKPGALLLLDEPDAHLEILRQREIYSLIREVAQESNSQIVVASHSEVLLGEAAGTDTVIAFVGRPHRIDDGGGQVAKALTRIGFNQYLQAELTGWVLYLEGSTDLAILRAFARRLGHEASLRALDRPFVQYVGDRLSSAERHFHGLREASPQLKGLALLDELPDKEPVADGLARLAWRRHEIENYLCSRPALEAWAADWARQEASGPLFEESEADRHVEAMRESVAEVEKSLADLGRPSPWSGEAKASVEFLAPLFESYAASLGQPNLMAKTNFHRLAEFVPEEEIDPEVVEKLDAIAHVAAAAEAAGEES; via the coding sequence ATGCTTACCAAGCTCACGATCCGTAACTTCAAGCGCTTCGAGGAGGTCGAGATCGAGCTGGGCAACCCGGTCGTCCTGATCGGCCCGAACAACTCGGGCAAGACCTCGGCCATGCAGGCCCTGGCGCTCTGGGACATCGGCCTCAGGCGTTGGCGCGAGCGACGCGGGGGCGGCAGCGCGCCGGAGAAACGGCCTGGTGTGACGGTGAACCGCCGCGACCTGGTGGCGATGCCGGTTCCGAACGCCAACCTGCTGTGGCGCGAACTCCACACCCGGCACGTCCGCCTGGTCGACGGCCGCCAGCGCACCGACAACATCTGCATCGATGTGATCGTCGAGGGGACGACGGGCGGCGAGACGTGGACGTGCGGTCTTGAGTTCGACTACGCGAACCAGGAGTCCTTCTACTGCCGGCCGTTACGGCTCAGCACGGGAGGCACGGCCGCGCGCATGCCGATCCCGGAGCAGGCAAGCAGCGTGGAGGTCGCCTACCTGCCGCCCATGTCGGGCCTGGCGTCGTCCGAAACGCGGCTCGATCCGGGCGCGGTGAACGTCCGGATCGGCGAGGGCCGCACCGCGGAGGTGCTGCGCAACCTGTGCTTCCGGATCCACCAGGACGATGCCGCGTCCTGGGGACAGATGGCGGAGCGCCTCGATCGCCTGTTCGGCGTCGAACTCGATGCGCCGGTGTACGTGGAGGAGCGGGGCGAGATCACGATGCGCTACCGCGAGCGGGGAATCTGGCTCGATCTCTCCTCCAGCGGGCGCGGCCTGCAGCAGACGCTGCTCATCCTCGCGTACATGTACTCGAAGCCCGGTGCCCTTCTCCTGCTCGACGAGCCGGACGCTCACCTGGAGATCCTCCGTCAACGGGAGATCTACTCCCTGATCCGGGAGGTGGCGCAGGAAAGCAACAGCCAGATCGTCGTCGCCAGCCACTCCGAGGTGCTGCTGGGCGAGGCCGCGGGGACGGACACCGTGATCGCCTTCGTCGGCAGGCCCCACCGGATCGACGACGGCGGCGGTCAGGTCGCCAAGGCCCTGACCCGGATCGGCTTCAACCAGTACCTGCAGGCGGAGCTGACCGGCTGGGTGCTCTATCTCGAGGGGTCGACGGACCTCGCGATCCTGCGCGCGTTCGCGCGTCGACTGGGCCATGAGGCCTCGCTCCGGGCGCTCGACCGGCCCTTCGTTCAGTACGTGGGCGACCGGCTCTCTTCCGCCGAGCGGCACTTCCACGGGTTGAGGGAGGCGTCTCCGCAGCTTAAGGGTCTCGCTCTCCTCGACGAGCTGCCGGACAAGGAGCCCGTCGCAGACGGTCTTGCGCGACTTGCCTGGCGCAGGCACGAGATCGAGAACTACCTCTGCTCCCGGCCCGCCCTCGAGGCCTGGGCCGCCGACTGGGCGCGCCAGGAGGCGTCGGGTCCTCTGTTCGAGGAGTCGGAGGCCGACCGCCATGTCGAAGCGATGCGCGAATCCGTGGCGGAGGTGGAGAAATCGCTGGCCGACCTCGGCCGGCCGTCACCGTGGAGCGGAGAGGCGAAGGCGAGCGTCGAGTTCCTGGCGCCGCTGTTCGAGAGCTACGCCGCCAGCCTGGGTCAGCCGAATCTGATGGCGAAGACGAACTTCCACCGTCTCGCGGAGTTCGTCCCCGAAGAGGAGATAGACCCCGAGGTCGTGGAGAAGCTCGACGCGATCGCGCACGTGGCCGCGGCCGCCGAGGCGGCCGGCGAAGAGTCGTGA
- a CDS encoding acetyl-CoA acetyltransferase translates to MTKRTPVLVGIAQVLQRADDPAEARSPIELMVEAVEAGLDDAEAPGLRDRIDSVRAMKGVWGYRNPALMVSEALGLAGVETGLSVVGGNQVQTVFNQSALDIQSGRREAIVLCAAECGRTMGRARKMGMDLDWLQDDDPPKLPDASYGDTRWTRHEMEMNRGIQQAVQYYSLFDIALRKQGGETVEGHLARIAELWAGFNRVAQDNPNAWIRTPLTAAEIGTVSPANRAVTFPYTKLMNANMRVDMAAALVLCSLDVALALGVPRSKMVFPVSGADAVDHYFVSERDNLHSSPAIRLAGKRALELAGVEATDLDFVDVYSCFPSSVQVAARELGLDPKRPLTVTGGLTFGGGPLNSYVMHSIARTAELLRETDGGRALVTANGGMLTKHSFGVYSAEEPDRPHRHEDLTAEVHALPKREAVADYTGPAEIESYTVMFGGGSAKSTSYRSTYGEREAPSFEPTVAHLACRLPDGRRSWANVEDRDTLRDMCAQEFCGRPVQIDGAGGAVCR, encoded by the coding sequence ATGACGAAACGCACTCCCGTTCTGGTCGGCATCGCACAGGTGCTTCAGCGTGCCGACGATCCGGCCGAGGCCCGCTCGCCGATCGAACTGATGGTCGAGGCGGTCGAGGCCGGCCTCGACGACGCCGAGGCCCCCGGCCTGCGCGACAGGATCGATTCGGTGCGTGCGATGAAGGGCGTGTGGGGATACCGGAACCCGGCGCTCATGGTGAGCGAGGCCCTCGGCCTCGCGGGGGTCGAGACCGGGCTCTCCGTGGTGGGCGGCAACCAGGTGCAGACGGTGTTCAACCAGAGCGCCCTGGACATCCAGAGCGGCCGCCGCGAGGCGATCGTGCTCTGCGCGGCCGAGTGCGGCCGCACGATGGGCCGGGCGCGCAAGATGGGGATGGACCTCGACTGGCTGCAGGACGACGACCCTCCCAAACTCCCGGACGCGAGCTACGGCGACACCCGCTGGACGCGGCACGAGATGGAGATGAACCGCGGCATCCAGCAGGCCGTCCAGTACTACTCCCTGTTCGACATCGCGCTGCGGAAGCAGGGCGGCGAAACGGTCGAGGGCCACCTCGCCCGCATCGCCGAACTCTGGGCGGGATTCAACCGGGTGGCGCAGGACAATCCCAACGCGTGGATCCGGACGCCTCTGACCGCTGCCGAGATCGGCACGGTGTCGCCGGCCAACCGCGCCGTGACCTTCCCCTACACGAAGCTGATGAACGCGAACATGCGCGTCGACATGGCGGCGGCGCTCGTGCTCTGCTCGCTCGACGTGGCGCTCGCGCTGGGCGTACCGCGGTCGAAGATGGTCTTTCCGGTCAGCGGCGCCGACGCCGTCGACCACTACTTCGTCTCCGAGCGCGACAATCTCCACTCGTCGCCGGCGATCCGGCTGGCCGGCAAGCGGGCGCTTGAACTCGCCGGCGTCGAAGCGACCGATCTCGACTTCGTCGATGTCTACAGTTGCTTCCCGAGTTCCGTACAGGTGGCGGCAAGAGAGCTCGGTCTCGATCCAAAGCGCCCGCTCACGGTCACCGGCGGCCTGACGTTCGGCGGCGGACCGCTCAACAGCTACGTGATGCACTCGATCGCCCGCACGGCCGAACTCCTGCGCGAAACGGACGGAGGCCGCGCGCTCGTCACCGCGAACGGCGGCATGCTGACCAAGCACTCCTTCGGTGTCTACAGCGCCGAGGAACCGGATCGACCCCACCGGCACGAGGACCTGACGGCCGAAGTCCACGCGCTCCCCAAGCGCGAAGCCGTAGCCGACTACACGGGGCCAGCCGAGATCGAGTCCTACACCGTCATGTTCGGCGGCGGCAGCGCGAAGTCGACCTCGTACCGTTCGACCTACGGCGAGCGCGAGGCGCCGAGCTTCGAACCCACCGTCGCTCACCTGGCCTGCCGCCTGCCGGACGGCCGGAGGAGCTGGGCCAACGTCGAAGATCGCGACACGCTGCGCGACATGTGCGCCCAGGAGTTCTGCGGGCGACCCGTCCAGATCGACGGAGCAGGCGGCGCCGTGTGCCGGTGA